Genomic DNA from Marnyiella aurantia:
TGGACAGAAAAGGATTGGGAAGCATTGTGGCAAATTGTAAAGGATACGGAGATCATCGTAATTTCGGATGAAGTTTACGACCTTCTGTGCTATGACGAAAATGTATTCACGAGCGTGATGCATCATCCGCATCTCCGCAACCGGAGTTATGCTGTGTTTTCATTTGGCAAAATGTTCCATGCAACAGGCTGGAAAGTTGGATATGTACTGGCAAGTGAAGAACTGAACTATGCCTTCCTCAGAGTGCACCAATATTTAAGTTTTTGTGTAAATGTTCCTGCTCAATACGCACTGGCCGGATATCTGGAAGTTTTTGACGCAGCTGCGAACAGCCGGATGATGCAGAATAAAAGGGATTATCTGATCTCAGCCTTCAGCGGTTTGCCTTTCACGATTACCGGGAAAGCAGAGGGTGGATATTTCCAGACCATGGAGTACCATAATCTGTCAGATTTGGGTGACAGAGATTTTGCTGTTTGGCTTACGAAGGAGAAAAAAGTGTGTACCGTGCCTGTTTCGGCGTTTTTTCATAACGGGCAGAATACCGGTAAGGTGAGATTCTGCTTTGCTAAAAAAGAGGAGACCATAGATAACGCCGCCGAATTCCTTAGAAACCTTTTATAAAAAAAGCCGGAAAAAAATTTCCGGCTTCGTATATTACGCTATTTGACTGATTACATCTTCAATTTTATCCAGCGCCAGCTGAATTTCCTCTTTGGTTACGTTCAGATGCGGGCGGAAACGAAGTGACTGGTCTCCGCAACCCAGAATAATCAGGTTCTGGCGGTACAGTTCGTCGCGTACTGCATCGCGCTGCGCACCATCCGTAAGGTCAACGGCACACATAAGCCCTCTGCCTCTGGCATTTGAAAGTTGCTGCGGATATTTTGCCACCAGATCCTGCAATCCTGTCAGCAGGTAATCACCTACTACCCTGGCGTTTTCACAAAGGTTTTCTTTTTCAATTACTTCCAGTACCAGCTTGAAACGCATCATATCGATGAAGTTTCCACCGAACGTAGAGTTAATACGGGAGCTTTCGCGGAATACATTGTCGGGAATCTCATCAAACTTCTCCTTATTGGCAAGAACCCCGCACACCTGCGCTTTCTTTCCAAAGGAAATAATATCCGGCTTAGATGTAAAATGCTGGAACGCCCACATCTTACCCGTGATTCCAATTCCGGTTTGCACTTCATCAAAAATCAAAAGTACCTCGTTTTCGTCACACAGTTTTCTTAAACCTGTAAAGAACTCATCGCGGAAATGGTTGTCGCCACCTTCTGCCTGAATGGGTTCGATGATGATGCAGGCTACCCTGTTTGGATTTGCCAAAATAGCTTCTTCAATATTCAAAAGCGCCAGGTGCTCATTCTTGATTGTTGTCTCCAGATTTTCCTCCGTTACCGGGAAAGTTAAATAAGGATTGATGATTCTGGGCCAGTCAAACTTCGGGAAGTACATATGTTTCCTTGGGTCTGAGGTATTGGTCAGACTGAGCGTATAACCGCTGCGTCCATGGAATGACTGACGGAAGTGGATACAGATATCACCTTCAACAGTCAGCTCTTTTTCAAAATTCTTACGCGTTTTCCAGTCGAAGCAGGCCTTCATGGCATTCTCTACCGCCAAAGTTCCTCCCTCAATAAAGAAACAGTACTGTAACTCCTGCGGAATGGCTACTCTTTCGAAAACCTCCATAAATTCCGCGTATTCTTCGGAATACACATCTGCAAGTGTTGGTTTGTTAATGGCCATCCTGCCCAGCCAGTCGGAATGCTGTACGAGATATGGGTGATTATAGCCGATAGATGCTGAGGCGAACATAGAAAACATATCCAGGAATTCCGTCCCGCTTCGTTTGTCGGCGATATAGGAACCATGAGATTTTTCAATATCCATAACGAAATCGAAGCCGTCGGCAAGGATGTGTCTGGCAAGTGTGTTTTTTACTTTATTGGTAGTCTCCGGTTGTTGAGCGATTGTGTTGTTCATTTTTTACTGATTGTTTTGATAGCTGCGATAGCTAAGTGAAATAATATTTTGTGATTTGATGGCTGCTTTTTTTAGATATCGAATTTAATACCCTGAGCCAGCGGCAAAGTCGTACTGTAATTGATGGTGTTGGTCTGCCTTCTCATATAATACTTCCAGACATCAGATCCCGATTCGCGTCCGCCGCCTGTTTCTTTTTCACCACCGAATGCACCACCGATCTCAGCACCGGAAGTACCGATGTTTACATTGGCAATACCGCAGTCTGATCCGGAATGCGAAAGGAAAAGTTCGGCTTCGCAAAGATTCTGTGTCATAATTGCTGAGCTAAGTCCCTGCGGAACATCATTCTGCATTTCAATAGCTTCGTCCAGATCATCATATTTCATGATATAAAGGATAGGTGCAAAGGTTTCGTGCTGTACGATTTCAAAACTGTTTTCAACCTCAGCAATACATGGCTTTACGTAGCAGCCGGACTCATAGTTACCGCCTTCCAGCACACCGCCTTCCACGATGAACTTTCCGCCTTCCTGCTTACACTTTTCAATAGATTCCATGTACTGTGAAACCGCATCGGTGTCAATAAGCGGTCCTACATGGTTATTTTCATCCAGTGGATTCCCGATTTTAAGCTGTCCGTAAGCCTTAACGAGACGGTTTTTAACCTCGTCATAAACCGAAGAATGAATGATCAGTCTTCTTGTAGAAGTACATCTCTGCCCGGCAGTTCCTACAGCTCCGAATACAGCTCCGATGATGGACATATCCAGATCCGCATGTTCGGAGATAATGATGGCATTGTTTCCGCCAAGTTCCAGGATGGATTTTCCGAAACGCTCAGCCACCTTGGTTCCTACCATTCGTCCGACACGGGTAGAGCCGGTAAAGGATACAAGCGCTGTTCTTTTATCAGCAACCAGTTTCTCACCGATCGTATGATCGCCAACGATCATTCCTGAAATCCCTTCAGGCATATCATTTTCTTTCAGAACCTCAGCAATGATGTTCTGGCAGGCTAAAGCGCAAAGGCCAACTTTCTCAGACGGTTTCCAAACAGTTACATTACCGCAGATCCAGCTAAGGGCTGTATTCCAGCTCCACACAGCTACCGGGAAGTTAAAGGCTGAGATCACCCCAACAACTCCAAGCGGATGATACTGTTCATACATACGGTGCAAAGGTCTTTCGGAGTGCATCGTAAAGCCATGCAGCTGACGGGAAAGACCTACCGCGAAGTCGCAGATATCAATCATTTCCTGAACCTCGCCTAAACCTTCCTGAAGGGATTTGCCCATTTCATAGGAAACGAGTTTGCCCAAATCGTCTTTTTTCTCTCTTAATTTATTACCGAACTGTCTTACAAGTTCTCCTCTTTTCGGTGCCGGCATTAACCGGAACTCCGGAAAAGCAGCTTTGGCGGCAGCCATTACAGTTTCATAATCTTCTACCGATCCGGATTTAATTTTGGCGATAAGCTGGCCATCCGTTGGCGAATAACTTTCAATGACATCTCCGTTTGCAAAGGTTTGCGTTCCTGTGGAAACGCCTATATTTTCACTTGAAATTCCTAAATTCTTCAGGGACTGCCCAATACCGTAGTCCTTATGTGTTTTACTCATATTATCTGTTTTCATATGCGCTTAAAGATACGCAGATTTGGTGGAACGGCAAAAAAATGCTTTACGCGATTTGGCGAAACAAGGGTCTACACCGCACATTTCAGACTTAATCTTTAGTTTATATTCAGTATCATAACCAATGGATTATGAATCACGTAAACCGGCAGGACACAGACAAATATTAATGAGACGAAATCAGCCCACAATTTTTTAAATATTTGTAACCTTTAAGGGCTGCATAACGTATATGTAATTAGAGCCCGACGTTAAACGGGTGTTTATTGTACATGAGACAGTTAAAAATTACCAAGCAGGTTACCAACAGGGAAACCGCGTCACTGGACAAGTATCTTCAGGAAATCGGAAAAGTAGAACTGATTACCGCCGACGAAGAGGTTGATTTAGCACAAAAGATCCGCGCCGGCGACCGTGCCGCACTGGAAAAACTTATTAAGGCCAACCTTCGTTTCGTGGTTTCCGTATCCAAGCAGTACCAAAACCAGGGACTCTCCCTTCCCGACCTTATCAATGAGGGAAACCTGGGATTGATGAAAGCCGCCAAAAGGTACGATGAAACCAGAGGTTTTAAATTTATTTCGTACGCAGTTTGGTGGATCAGACAGTCTATCCTTCAGGCACTGGCAGAGCAGTCCAGGATTGTGAGGCTTCCTCTAAACAAGATTGGTTCCATCAACAAAATCAACAAGGCTTACGCTCACCTGGAGCAGGAGAACGAAAGACCACCATCCCCGGAAGAACTGGCAGAAGTGCTGGATATGAGCGAAGAGGACATTAAGGAATCCATGAAAAACAGCGGAAGACACCTTTCTATGGATGCACCGCTTGTAGAAGGAGAAGATTCCAACCTTTATGATGTATTGAGATCCGGTGAATCGCCAAGTCCGGACAAAGACCTGATGCTGGAATCCCTGCAGATTGAGATTGAAAGAGCTTTACAGACGCTTACTCCAAGAGAGGCAGATCTTGTACGTCTTTATTTCGGTCTGAACGGAAAACATCCGATGACTTTGGAAGAAATCGGCGAAACTTTCGACCTTACAAGAGAGAGAGTCCGTCAGATAAAAGAAAAAGCGATCAAGAGACTTAAGCACAATACCAGAAGTAAGATCCTGAAATCTTATTTGGGTAAATAACCAAACCGATTACAACTTCAAAGGAACCTCAAAAGGTTCCTTTTTTATTTATCAGCACTCTTTTTCACCAAATCCTTCCTCACCCTGCTCAGACTTTCAGGTGTAATACCAAGGTAAGATGCCACCATCCATTGCGGTACGCGCTGCATAAGGTCCGGATACATCTTGATGAAATCCAGATAGCGCTCCTGCGCCGTATCAGAAAGCAAAGAGTTCACGCGGTTCTGAAGGTTACGGATGTGTTTCTGTAACAGAAGGTCATTATTCGCAATGGTGCCGGGGAACTGAAGGTTGAGGTTTTGAAAAAAATCAGGCGTCAGCAGCAGCACTTTCGAATTTTCAACAGCCTCAATATAATAATTGGACTTTTCATTGAAATAGAGTGAACTCCGGTCGGACATCAGCCACTTCTCCGGTGCGAACTGAATGATGTGTTCCTTACCGTTCTGATCTGTGGAAAACATCCGCAGCAAACCTTCCTCTACAAAATAAGTGGACCTGCAAACCTCACCCGCACTTAAGAGCAAATCCCCCTTTTGGAAATTACGCACCGTATAGTGCGATCCACACATGGAAACATCAGCTACCGGAATCTCCAGTACTTCCGAAAGATAATGTTCAATATTGTCCATGATGTAATTTTAACCAAATATAAGGAATTATCTCCATCCGCCGCCCAGTGCCTGATACAGTTCCACCGCCGACCTCAGCTTTGTATACTGTGCATTGGAAATGTTCAGTTCTGCATTAAGTGCATTCACACTGGAGTTCAGCACTTCCAGATAATTGGCCATTCCGTAATTTACAAGTTCCTGAGAATAATTAACCGAGTTGCGGTAAGCGGCAACTTCCTTTTGCTTCAGGGCGATAAACTGATCCTGGGTTTCATAGACTTTCAGTGCGTCCGAAACTTCCTTGCCGGCGTTCAGCAGCGATTTTCTGAAATTCAGATAGGCAATCTGTCTGTTGTAAAGACTGACCTCATAATTTGTCCGGATCTGCCTCTGGTTGAGGACAGGCTGCACCAGACTTCCAACTACTGTAGCAAAAATAGAGTTGATACTGAAAAATTTATCAAGTTCAATACTCTGCAACCCTGTGCTTCCAGATATCCGCAAACTCGGATAAAACTCTGCACGAGCAGCATCTGTAAGTTCGTAAGCCTGGATCAGGCGCGCTTCGGCCTGCATGACGTCTCCCCTGTTGGACAGCAGGCTGGCCGAGTACCCCAGAGGGAAACTGGCGGGCATTTGCTGTTGTCTGATGGAGGAGCGGGCAATACTTTGGGACGGCTCACCCATAAGAAGGCTTATCGTATTCTCGAGGATTGAAATCTGCACATCGATATCAAGCAGGAGTGCCTGGGCATTAAACACCAGCGCTTCACTTTGCTGAACAGCAACCTCTGTAAGGATTCCAGACTCCTTAAGAGCTCTGGTAGTTTCCAGGTTTTTATTTCGCAATGCTATCGTTTCGTTAATAATCCTCTTTTGCTCATCAAAAGTAAGCAACTGGTAGTATGCGGATGCGATAGCCGCCACCAAATCGGTCTTAACTTCGCGGTGTGCGGCAACATTTCCCAGATAAGCCGCCAGCTGTGCCTTTTGCTCGGCTTTAAGCCTTCCCCACAAATCCGCATCCCAGGAAACATCACCAGCCAGTCCTAATACGTTAATATAGCGCCTTGTTCCGCCGGCAATCTGTCCCATCTGAGTATTCAGGGACTGGGTTTGGAAGGTGTAGCTGGGCCCTACAGACAACGTAGGCTGATAAGCAGCCTTGCGCTGTTTCAGATAAGATTCGGCAATTGAAATATTTTGAAGAGCGATCCTGATGTCCAGGTTATTATCCAAACCTTTCTGTATGTGATTCTGAAGCAAAGGATCTGTAAAGATTTCCCGCCAGGACACGGTAGCAATACTGGAACTGTCGACAGCAATGCGGTCTGTACGGAAAACGTTCTCGTTCACACCCAGAACTTCCCTGTCATAAGGTTGTTTTGCAACGCATGAGGTCAGTACCAAAGCCGCTGAAAGGGATACTACTGTATATTTAATTTTTAAAATATTTGTCATCAGTTATAATTTAACTCTGTTAAGGCTAAAACCGTAAATACTATTCGCTTAAGTTGACTTTATCCTCTTTTATAGGAACTATTCTTTCATGCAGCGCCTGGAAGATTACAAAAAGCACGGGAATGGCCAGAAGTCCGAAGAAGGTCCCAATCAGAAGACCCATGGCCGCACCGGTTCCGATGGACCTGTTACCCACCGATCCGATACCGCTTGCAAATACCAGCGGCAGCATCCCAAAAATAAAGGCGAATGAAGTCATCAGGATAGGTCTTAACCTGGCTTTCGCTGCATTAATGGCAGACATGGCAAGAGTTTCACCATGATGACGGCGCTGCAGGGCAAATTCAACAATAAGAATTGCATTTTTGGCCAGAAGACCGATAAGCATGATGATGGCAATCTGGAAATAAATATTGTTTTCCAGACCGAAAACCCGCTGTCCAAAGTAGGCTCCAATTACCCCCAGCGGTAATGAGATGATCACCGCAAACGGAAGGATATAACTTTCATACTGCGCTGCCAGGATGAAATAGACAAAAATGAAGCTAAGCAGAAAGATGATATAGGTTTGAGACCCGGCACTCATTTCCTCCTTGGTAAGGCCGGTAAATTCCACATCATAATCACCGGGAAGGTTGCCAGCTGTTTCCTGTACAGCCTTAATGGCATCTCCCGTGGAAAATCCTGGATTGGTAGATCCGCTGATACTTACAGAGGTAAAAAGGTTATAGCGCTCAATAGACTGCGGACCGAAAGAACGTTGCAGTGTAAGGAACTGCGATATAGGTGCCATAGCTCCACTATTGGTCTTTACATACAGTCCGTTCAGGTTGTTCGGAGATTTCCTGTTGTCCGGAAGCGCCTGTATCATTACCCGGAACTGCTTACCGTATTTGGTAAAGTCAGAAGAATAAATCCCACCGATATAACCCTGCATGGTACTCAGGATATTATTTACTGATACACCACTTTCCTTGGCACGCGGCACGTTGATCACCATTTCGTATTGTGGATAATTCGTATTAAAACTTGTAGAGGCAAACTGAATTTCCGGTCTCTGCATAAGTGAACCTATGAATTCCTGAGTCACCGCATTAAGCTCTGTTAATTCTCCACCTGATTTATCCAGCAGCACTGCCGAGAAACCGTCGCTTTGACCGAAGCCGGGAACACTTGGTGGTGAGAAAAATACGATTTTAGCATCCGGATAATTTCCAGCCAAACCAAAAAGTTTTTTGGTAATAGTTTCTACATCCTGACCGTCTTCTTTACCTCTTTCGTCAAAAGGTTTAAGTCTTATAAAAGCCTGCCCTACATTGGAACCCTGTCCTGACATAAATCCACGGCTGGCTGTAAAAGTTACATTCTGAACACCGGGAATTTTCCGCGCTTCTTCCTGCAGATCCTTCAGCACATTGTAGGTACGCTCCATGGAGGAACCCGGAGGCAACTGGATATCGGTAAAGATAATCCCACGGTCTTCCTTCGGAATAAACCCTGTAGGCATTGTGGAATTGGCCCACCAGAATGTCAGGGCACCGGCGGCAAATATAAGCAGGGTAATCCACTTATGGCGCAGCAGGTATACGAAGGACCGGCCATACTTATTTGTCACCGCGCGGAAACCAATATTGAATTTCGCGAAGAACTTCTGCCCGAAATTCATGTCAGAGTAAGCTTTATGATGATGTGCCGACGGCTTAAGGAAAAGGGAACATAAAACCGGACTTAACGTTAAAGCGTTTACTGCAGAAATCAGGATTGCAATGATAAGCGTGATACCGAACTGCTGATAGAAAACCCCTGTGGGTCCCTGCAGGAATGTAACCGGAATAAATACCGCCGCCATAACCAGCGTGATGGAAATAATAGCACCGGTAATCTCGTCCATGGCCGAAACAGTTGCCTTCTTCGCATCGGTATATCCCTGTTCCAGTTTCGCGTGAACGGCTTCCACTACCACAATGGCATCATCCACCACAATACCGATAGCGAGAACGAGTGCAAAGAGCGTAAGCAGGTTCAGCGAATAGCCCAGTAAATTCAGGAAAAATAAAGTTCCGATAATGGACACAGGTACCGCAATGGCCGGAATCAAGGTTGAACGGAAATCCTGCAAAAAAAGAAATACTACCAGAAATACCAGAATAAAGGCTTCAATAAGCGTTGTGATTACTTTACTGATGGAGGCCTCCAGGAAGTCATTGGTATCAAAGTTAATGCTGTAGCCAATGCCTTCGGGAAGTGTTTTTTCGGTTTCCTCGAGTAAGATTTTAATGTCCTTAATGATATTCTGAGCATTGGAGCCCGGAGTCTGGAAAATACCCATACTTACCGAACGTCGGCCGTTATTTTCGCCAATACCGCCGTAGGAAAGCGCATCCAGTTTAATATCGGCTACATCTTTCAGCCTAAGATATTCACCGTTGCCCAGAGCACGTACCACAATGTTTTCATACTCTTCCACCTCGTCATGTTTTCCTTTGTAGGTAATTACGTACTGGAAGGAGCTCCCGCTGTTTTCGCCCAACTGTCCGGCAGCTGCCTCACGTGACTGCTCACTGATGACTTCTGAAACTTCTGAGGGCTCCAATCCATAGGCCGCCATTTTAGCAGGATCCAGCCAGATTCTCATGGAATAGGTTTTTCCGCCAAAAGCCGAAGCATCACCAACACCATTGACCCTTTTTATGGCCGGAATAATGTTGATGTTCATATAATTCTGCAGCCATACCTCATCCAGATCGGGATTGGAGGTATAAAAGGAAAGGAACATCAGCGCACTGGTCTGTTGTTTGTTCACCTGCACACCCGAACGTGTAACCTCGGAAGGCAGCAAAGGCAAAGCCCGCTGCACCTGATTCTGCACGTTAACCGCGGCAATATCCGGGTCGATGCCCTGTTTAAAAAATACCTGAATAGAAGCCGAACCGTTGTTTCCGGCCGAAGAGGAAATATAATCCATTCCTTCTACCCCGTTCACCTGCTCTTCTATCGGAATGATTACACTGTTCATCACGGTTTGCGCATTGGCACCCGTATAATTGGCCGAGATCCGGACCGTTGGCGGCGCGATATCCGGATACTGTGTCACCGGCAGGGCCACAAGACCCAGGATACCGAGGATGACAATCAGGATGGATATAACCGTGGAAAGTACCGGTCTGTTTATAAATTTTTTAATCATACCAGTTACTTAGAATATTGGCTTTATCGAATTCACAATGTCGTCAAACTTAACCGGTGTTGGTTTTACAGGAGTTCCCGATTTCAGTCCACCTGTTCCCTCAGCTACTACAGTTTCACCTTTTCTGGCACCACTTTTAATGATGACCATATTTCCGGCGCGGTCTGTAACATCGATAACAGCGGATTTAGCAGTATCCTTCTCTACCTTATACACATAAACAAGGCCCTGCTGCTCGTAGGTGGCACTCTCCGGAACTACCAAAACACCGTCGTAAAGACGCGGAACGCGGATGGTTCCACTGTTGCCATTGCTCAGCAGTTTATCAGGATTAGGAAGCGACACACGGAACTGAATACTTCCGGTAGCAGGGTCAATAGCCCCTGTCACCGCTTCTATCCTGCCTTTTTCCTTGTAGACTTCGCCATTGGCAAGAACAAGTTCCACCAGCGGCATATTTTTAAGCTTTTCTGCCATTGACGAACCATATGAGTTTTTCAGAAAGTCAAGATATTCTCTTTCGTTCATGGAGAAATAAGCGTAGAGACCGCTTGTGTCCGAAACTGTGGAAATCGGCATCGGGTCAGACGGTCCTACAAGACTTCCGTTTCTCATGTTAATTTTGCCCAGCACACCCGAAATCGGAGATCGGATTACAGAATAGTTAATGTTTTCGCGCACACCCTGATAGGTAGCCTGCGCCTGAGAAACACCGGCACCGGCCTGCTGCTTGGCGGCGATGGCCTGCTGAAGCTGGGCCTGAGCCCTGGCCAGGTTGGCCTGTGCGGTTTGCAGCTGTACGGAACTGATAATATTTTTCTCGACCAGCGGACGAAGTTTGTCCACTTCAACCTTTGCGGCGTTTACCCCGGCCTGGGCAGCAGTCACACTGGCTTGTGCGGCAGAAACATTGGAGCGCGCCGCACCGATTCCGGCATTAGCAGCGGCTGCGGTCTGACTCAATGAATTGGTTTCGAGACGGAAAAGCGGCTGCCCTTTGGTTACATACTGACCTTCATCTACCAGAACTTGCGTTATATAACCCTGAATCTTCGCTCTCACCTCATTGTTCACACGACCCTGAATGGAGGCCGGATATTCTGAATAGGCGGTCACATTACGCGTTTCTACCTGTACTGTAGAAACTGCTTTCGGACCCTGTGGCGGTTTGTCGTCGGTTTTCTTGCACGCAGTCACAGCCAGGGCTGCAAGACTGAAAAGTATTATTTTGTTCTGCATTTTATAGTTTGCTTAATGAATTCTTGATATTGTTGATGTTGGTGGTCATAAGCTCTTTGTACACCATATACTTATCATCACTTTGCCCGCGGAATTCCTGAATACTGTCCAGAATTTCAATTTCCTTGCTCAGGCGCTCAATGATTTGGGTATAGCGCAACTTCAGGAAGTTATCGTTGACCACAAAATAGCGCTTCCTTTCGTTGATTTTATTGAAATCCTGAATGAGCTGCATTGTAAACAGAATGCTGATATTGGACGAAACCGAACTTTTGCTGGCACAGAAAATCTCAACGAACTCATCAAAACTGATTCCCTTCTTCTCGAAGTCGAAGAGCAGGTAGGCATAAATCTTGGCCGCAAGTGGCGGCAGGTTAAAAGTTTCGCTGTAAAAGGTGACCAGATTCTGGAAAATCTGCTGGTCAATCTTCAGGGTTTTGGGCATTAAATCGGGCTTATTCCACAAAAGTAATAAAT
This window encodes:
- a CDS encoding sigma-70 family RNA polymerase sigma factor, yielding MRQLKITKQVTNRETASLDKYLQEIGKVELITADEEVDLAQKIRAGDRAALEKLIKANLRFVVSVSKQYQNQGLSLPDLINEGNLGLMKAAKRYDETRGFKFISYAVWWIRQSILQALAEQSRIVRLPLNKIGSINKINKAYAHLEQENERPPSPEELAEVLDMSEEDIKESMKNSGRHLSMDAPLVEGEDSNLYDVLRSGESPSPDKDLMLESLQIEIERALQTLTPREADLVRLYFGLNGKHPMTLEEIGETFDLTRERVRQIKEKAIKRLKHNTRSKILKSYLGK
- a CDS encoding efflux transporter outer membrane subunit, with the protein product MTNILKIKYTVVSLSAALVLTSCVAKQPYDREVLGVNENVFRTDRIAVDSSSIATVSWREIFTDPLLQNHIQKGLDNNLDIRIALQNISIAESYLKQRKAAYQPTLSVGPSYTFQTQSLNTQMGQIAGGTRRYINVLGLAGDVSWDADLWGRLKAEQKAQLAAYLGNVAAHREVKTDLVAAIASAYYQLLTFDEQKRIINETIALRNKNLETTRALKESGILTEVAVQQSEALVFNAQALLLDIDVQISILENTISLLMGEPSQSIARSSIRQQQMPASFPLGYSASLLSNRGDVMQAEARLIQAYELTDAARAEFYPSLRISGSTGLQSIELDKFFSINSIFATVVGSLVQPVLNQRQIRTNYEVSLYNRQIAYLNFRKSLLNAGKEVSDALKVYETQDQFIALKQKEVAAYRNSVNYSQELVNYGMANYLEVLNSSVNALNAELNISNAQYTKLRSAVELYQALGGGWR
- the lat gene encoding L-lysine 6-transaminase, which codes for MNNTIAQQPETTNKVKNTLARHILADGFDFVMDIEKSHGSYIADKRSGTEFLDMFSMFASASIGYNHPYLVQHSDWLGRMAINKPTLADVYSEEYAEFMEVFERVAIPQELQYCFFIEGGTLAVENAMKACFDWKTRKNFEKELTVEGDICIHFRQSFHGRSGYTLSLTNTSDPRKHMYFPKFDWPRIINPYLTFPVTEENLETTIKNEHLALLNIEEAILANPNRVACIIIEPIQAEGGDNHFRDEFFTGLRKLCDENEVLLIFDEVQTGIGITGKMWAFQHFTSKPDIISFGKKAQVCGVLANKEKFDEIPDNVFRESSRINSTFGGNFIDMMRFKLVLEVIEKENLCENARVVGDYLLTGLQDLVAKYPQQLSNARGRGLMCAVDLTDGAQRDAVRDELYRQNLIILGCGDQSLRFRPHLNVTKEEIQLALDKIEDVISQIA
- a CDS encoding efflux RND transporter periplasmic adaptor subunit, encoding MQNKIILFSLAALAVTACKKTDDKPPQGPKAVSTVQVETRNVTAYSEYPASIQGRVNNEVRAKIQGYITQVLVDEGQYVTKGQPLFRLETNSLSQTAAAANAGIGAARSNVSAAQASVTAAQAGVNAAKVEVDKLRPLVEKNIISSVQLQTAQANLARAQAQLQQAIAAKQQAGAGVSQAQATYQGVRENINYSVIRSPISGVLGKINMRNGSLVGPSDPMPISTVSDTSGLYAYFSMNEREYLDFLKNSYGSSMAEKLKNMPLVELVLANGEVYKEKGRIEAVTGAIDPATGSIQFRVSLPNPDKLLSNGNSGTIRVPRLYDGVLVVPESATYEQQGLVYVYKVEKDTAKSAVIDVTDRAGNMVIIKSGARKGETVVAEGTGGLKSGTPVKPTPVKFDDIVNSIKPIF
- a CDS encoding methionine aminotransferase, whose protein sequence is MTIERKHSGKDISIFSEMTALAQQYGAVNLSQGFPDFEIDPKLKELLGKATSDNHNQYAPLTGVPLLTENLVTFNARRKKPLDLHSSEIIITPGATYGIYCALATILKPGDDVIVLEPSYDSYVPAIEVNGGKPVFVSLDKDFRPDFEMIKNAVTLQTRAIIINSPHNPSGNIWTEKDWEALWQIVKDTEIIVISDEVYDLLCYDENVFTSVMHHPHLRNRSYAVFSFGKMFHATGWKVGYVLASEELNYAFLRVHQYLSFCVNVPAQYALAGYLEVFDAAANSRMMQNKRDYLISAFSGLPFTITGKAEGGYFQTMEYHNLSDLGDRDFAVWLTKEKKVCTVPVSAFFHNGQNTGKVRFCFAKKEETIDNAAEFLRNLL
- a CDS encoding Crp/Fnr family transcriptional regulator, with protein sequence MDNIEHYLSEVLEIPVADVSMCGSHYTVRNFQKGDLLLSAGEVCRSTYFVEEGLLRMFSTDQNGKEHIIQFAPEKWLMSDRSSLYFNEKSNYYIEAVENSKVLLLTPDFFQNLNLQFPGTIANNDLLLQKHIRNLQNRVNSLLSDTAQERYLDFIKMYPDLMQRVPQWMVASYLGITPESLSRVRKDLVKKSADK
- the amaB gene encoding L-piperidine-6-carboxylate dehydrogenase gives rise to the protein MSKTHKDYGIGQSLKNLGISSENIGVSTGTQTFANGDVIESYSPTDGQLIAKIKSGSVEDYETVMAAAKAAFPEFRLMPAPKRGELVRQFGNKLREKKDDLGKLVSYEMGKSLQEGLGEVQEMIDICDFAVGLSRQLHGFTMHSERPLHRMYEQYHPLGVVGVISAFNFPVAVWSWNTALSWICGNVTVWKPSEKVGLCALACQNIIAEVLKENDMPEGISGMIVGDHTIGEKLVADKRTALVSFTGSTRVGRMVGTKVAERFGKSILELGGNNAIIISEHADLDMSIIGAVFGAVGTAGQRCTSTRRLIIHSSVYDEVKNRLVKAYGQLKIGNPLDENNHVGPLIDTDAVSQYMESIEKCKQEGGKFIVEGGVLEGGNYESGCYVKPCIAEVENSFEIVQHETFAPILYIMKYDDLDEAIEMQNDVPQGLSSAIMTQNLCEAELFLSHSGSDCGIANVNIGTSGAEIGGAFGGEKETGGGRESGSDVWKYYMRRQTNTINYSTTLPLAQGIKFDI
- a CDS encoding efflux RND transporter permease subunit; this encodes MIKKFINRPVLSTVISILIVILGILGLVALPVTQYPDIAPPTVRISANYTGANAQTVMNSVIIPIEEQVNGVEGMDYISSSAGNNGSASIQVFFKQGIDPDIAAVNVQNQVQRALPLLPSEVTRSGVQVNKQQTSALMFLSFYTSNPDLDEVWLQNYMNINIIPAIKRVNGVGDASAFGGKTYSMRIWLDPAKMAAYGLEPSEVSEVISEQSREAAAGQLGENSGSSFQYVITYKGKHDEVEEYENIVVRALGNGEYLRLKDVADIKLDALSYGGIGENNGRRSVSMGIFQTPGSNAQNIIKDIKILLEETEKTLPEGIGYSINFDTNDFLEASISKVITTLIEAFILVFLVVFLFLQDFRSTLIPAIAVPVSIIGTLFFLNLLGYSLNLLTLFALVLAIGIVVDDAIVVVEAVHAKLEQGYTDAKKATVSAMDEITGAIISITLVMAAVFIPVTFLQGPTGVFYQQFGITLIIAILISAVNALTLSPVLCSLFLKPSAHHHKAYSDMNFGQKFFAKFNIGFRAVTNKYGRSFVYLLRHKWITLLIFAAGALTFWWANSTMPTGFIPKEDRGIIFTDIQLPPGSSMERTYNVLKDLQEEARKIPGVQNVTFTASRGFMSGQGSNVGQAFIRLKPFDERGKEDGQDVETITKKLFGLAGNYPDAKIVFFSPPSVPGFGQSDGFSAVLLDKSGGELTELNAVTQEFIGSLMQRPEIQFASTSFNTNYPQYEMVINVPRAKESGVSVNNILSTMQGYIGGIYSSDFTKYGKQFRVMIQALPDNRKSPNNLNGLYVKTNSGAMAPISQFLTLQRSFGPQSIERYNLFTSVSISGSTNPGFSTGDAIKAVQETAGNLPGDYDVEFTGLTKEEMSAGSQTYIIFLLSFIFVYFILAAQYESYILPFAVIISLPLGVIGAYFGQRVFGLENNIYFQIAIIMLIGLLAKNAILIVEFALQRRHHGETLAMSAINAAKARLRPILMTSFAFIFGMLPLVFASGIGSVGNRSIGTGAAMGLLIGTFFGLLAIPVLFVIFQALHERIVPIKEDKVNLSE